DNA sequence from the Bradyrhizobium diazoefficiens genome:
GAACGCGTTGCACTTCCAAATCGGCGCCCGTCTGTTTCACCACCTGATCCGATTGCCGATCGCCTATTTCGAGAAGCGGCACATCGGCGATGTCCTCTCGCGTTTTACGTCCATTGAACCAATTCGCACGGCACTCGCAGAAGGCATGATAACTGCCGCGATTGACGGGGTAATGGCGATTGCAACGTTGGCAATGATTTTTGTCTATAGCACCCAACTCGCAGTGGTAGTGCTTATTACATTTGCACTTTATGCGGCCGTGCGTCTAAGTCTCTATCGTTTGCTGCGAGAGCGCAACTTAGCCGTGATAGAAGCTAAAGCCCATGAAAACTCGACGTTCATCGAGACCCTGCGCGCGATCCAAAGCTTGAAGATTTTCAATCGTGAGACTGACCGCGAGACCCAGTGGCTTAACCGTTATGCGGATGTAGTAAGCGCCAACGTTCGGCTGGGCCACATCAAAATAACTTTTACAGGCATCAACGAGGCGCTGTTTGGCCTTGAGAACATTCTCACCATTTACCTCGCCGTCCAACTGGCTCTAGGCAATCACCTAACCATCGGCATGATCTTCGCCTTCATTAGCTATAAACAGCAGTTTATCGAGAAGGCTGTTCAGTTCATCGAAAAAATTCTTGATTTCCGAATTATTGAACTGCACCTCGAGCGTTTGGCTGATATTGCCCTGAGCCCCCTTGAGCGGGGCCATGATCGGCCGCTGGCCTATACCCCGCGCGTTCACGGCCGTATCGAATTGCGAAGGGTCTCTTTCCGATATGCTGAGACGGATCCTTTTGTACTTGAAGACATCAGCTTTATCATTGAACCTGGGGAATTCATCACGATTATGGGTCCTTCAGGGGGAGGCAAAACGACCCTCGTCAAGGTCATGCTCGGGTTGCTGGAACCGACAAACGGGGAAGTATTGATTGACGATGTCCCTCTCTCGACGATTGGTGGAAGAGCCTATCGTGAGCACGTGGCCGCAGTGATGCAGGAGGACCAACTACTCTCAGGCTCTATTGCCGACAATATTTGCTTTTTTGATGCGTCTTTCGACGAAGAGCGGATGATTAAATGTGCGAACCTGGCGGGTATCCACGAAGAGATCATGGCGATGGCCATGACCTACAACAGCCTAATCGGAGACATGGGTAGCTCATTATCAGGTGGGCAGAAACAACGACTAATGCTCGCGCGAGCGCTTTATCGACAGCCTAGCATTCTGTTTCTGGACGAAGGCACGGCCCATTTGGACGTGGATAACGAAAAGCGTATCAACGAGAGCCTTAAAGGCTTGCAAATGACTCGGATAAATGTGGCGCACCGGCCTGAGACAAGTAGCGGAGCAGATCGACTTCTGCGAATTGCAAGGACGTTGACGAGCGATCTGAAGCGCGGTGAGCACTGCCAACGGAATGAAGCCCTCGCCTCTTCCTTCTTGGAGCTGGAAAAACAAGGGCGTAGCACTCCAGGTTTAGCCCAGATGCGCTCTTAAGATTTCTCTCGTTATTTGCTGCGGAATTGATGAGGTGCTTCGTTGAGGAGGCAACGGACCTTGGGCCTACGCCGGCAATCTCGATGATCGCACACTATCGCTGATCGCCGATGCACCGCCAGCCGTGTGCTACTCAAATCGAGCCGCCTGCTTGACATGGCGGCCGTGATCCGCAGTAAGGACGCAGGAATCAACCGTAAGCGCTGTTCAAGGGCCACCTACCGGATGACGGGGTGATCTGCGAGTCTGCGGTTTGTTTGAACCGTTAGGCTTAGAATGGACACAGTGCATACTGCTATCACGGAGCCAGTGCGGCGGCTTGAGGTCTTCACCGGAGCCGGTCGTCGACGGAAGTGGAGCGACGAGGACAAAGCGCAGATTGTTGCTGAGATCGTTGCGAGCGGCGACTCGGTCTGTTCGGTAGCACGACGGCATGGATTGTCGCCGCAGCAGTTGTTTGGCTGGCGACGTCAGTTGCGAGAAGCAGCGGGCGGTCATTCCGAAGCGGAAGAAGTACAGTTTGTGCCAGCGGTGGTGGATGCCGTGATGCCCGCGCCTGCTGTTGACCGGGAGCGCAAAGCGCTGCGCTGCAAGGCCAAGGCGGATTCCGGGATCATCGAGATCGAAGTTGACGGCATTACGATCCGGGCCGGTCGTGGTGCGGATCCGACGATGATTGCGTCGATCGTCCAGGCGCTGAAGGCGAACCGGTGATCGGTCCGTCGGGTGCGGTCCGGGTGATGGTGGCGACCAAACCGGTAGACTTCCGCAAGGGCATGGAGGGGCTTGCGACCCTGGTGCGTGAGAACATGCGGGCAGATCCATTCTCGGGAGCTGTCTATGTGTTCCGGGCCAAGCGGGCGGACCGGATCAAGCTGGTGTTCTGGGACGGAACGGGTTTGTGTCTGTTCGCCAAGAGGCTCGAAGATGGGATCTTCCGCTGGCCGAAGATCGAGGACGGTGTGATGCGTCTGTCGGCGGCGCAATTGTCGGCGCTGCTGGAAGGCCTCGACTGGCGGCTTGTGCATGAGGCACGGGAGACGCCGGCGCCAAAGCAAGCTGGATAGTTGTTGGCAGCGGTGCGGCGAAATGAATCAGGAGCGTCGGACGCGTCGCCAGATGGCGGCGAATATGCTCTGAATTGGGTGTGAGTGACGCCCTGCCTGACGATCCCGAGACGCTGAAAGCGATGCTGCTCGCCGAGCGGTGCGAGAGCGAACGGCTGCGTCAGATCATCAAGGAATTGCAGCGGCATCGGTTTGGCCGGCGGGCGGAGACGCTGCCTGAAGATCAGATGCTGCTGGGTCTAGAAGACGTCGAGCAGGTCGCGGCGTACAGCGAGACGGCGCAAGACATTAGCATACCTGAAGGCCGTGAGGCGCGGGCTCGCAAGCGCCGCGGCAACCGTGGTGCCTTGCCGACGCACCTGCCGCGGATCGAGGTCGTCGTCGACATAGAGGACAAGACCTGTCCCTGCTGCCAGGGCGAGTTGCACCGGATCGGCGAGGATAAGAGCGAGCGGTTGGACCTGGTCCCGGCGCAGTTCCGGATCCTCGTGACCCGGCGTCCCAAATACGCCTGCCGGGCCTGCGAGGACGGCGTCATGCAGGTGCCGGCGCCGGCCAGGCTGATCGAGGGCGGATTGCCGACCGAGGCCACCGTCGCTCAGGTCCTGGTCTCAAAATATGCCGATCACCTGCCGCTCTACCGGCAGGCGCAGATTTACGCCCGCCAGGGCATTGAACTCGATCGTTCGACGTTGGCGGACTGGGTGGGGCAGGCAGCCTTCCACCTGCGCCCATTGCATGAGCGCCTCCTTGGCAAGCTCAGGCAACGGACGAAGCTGTTCGCCGACGAGACGACGATGCCGGTGCTCGATCCCGGCCGCGGGCGCACCAAGACCGGTCAGCTCTGGGCCTATGCCGCGGACGACCGGCCATGGGGCAGCGCCGATCCGCCGGGCGTCGCCTATGTCTATGCCCCCGATCGCAAAGCCGATCGACCGATCGCTCATCTCGCAGGCTTCAAGGGGATCCTGCAGGTCGATGGCTATGCCGGCTATGGCAAGCTCGCCGAGCGTGGCGACGTTCAGCTTGCATTCTGCTGGTCGCATATGCGGCGTAACTTCTACGAACTTGCCACACCTGGTCCCGCGCCCATTGCAAGCGAGGCGCTCAAGCATATCGCCGAGTTCTATGCGATCGAGAAGGACATCCGCGGCCGCAGCGCCGAGGAGCGTCGTCTCGTTCGATACAAAAAAGTTCGGCCACTCGCCGATGCACTACAGAAATGGCTGCGAACCAAACTCGGCTTGATCAGCCAAAAGGGCAAGCTGGCCGACGCAATCCGCTATGGTCTCTCACGCTGGGAGGGCCTGACGCGCTTCATCGATGACGGCCGTATCGAGCTAGACAACAATGTCGTGGAACGTTCGATTCGTCCGATTACGCTCAACAGGAAAAACGCATTGTTCGCAGGTTCTGACGGCGGTGCCCAGCACTGGGCTGTCATCGCCTCCCTGATCGAAACCTGCAAGCTGAATCATGTCGACCCGCTGGCCTACATTACCGATGTTCTCACCAGGATCGTCGGCGGTCACCCGAACCGCCAGCTCGACGGTTTGTTGCCATGGGCCTATCGACGCGGCTAGAATCCAGCCTGAGCGAAGCAAATCGACGAACCAACGTTCGTGAGGCGTGCCAGTGACCGACCAGAATATCTTATGGCAACAGGACGGGATTGATCCCGGTTGGTTTACAGCCGAACACGTTGGATCGATAAGGAACAGCAAGAGTTACCGCCCGGGCGGTTGGTGGTTCTTGCCTGTTTGGCTTCCCGACAGGCAAGAACACGACGTTGGTCCATTTAAAACCAAAGCTGCAGCGTTAGCTGAGGCGAAACGGCTCGCAGCCCTCCAGAAACGAAACACATAGAGATCCGCTAACATCTCGGACCCGTGTGTCCGGAACAGCGCTTACAATCAACCCTGACATTCGATATCATCTTCACGTCGGCCGACAACTATGAAGCTGCGCTGCACTCCAACCTTCTCGAGCTGCAATATTGCTAAACTTCTGAGCGTGCCCCGCGAGCGGGGCGTGGGCACCTCTTTGCAACGCCATCAAGATGTCGATCGACCGGCCGAACATCTCTGCGTCGGCGGACGATTGGGAGGTTTTCAGGCGCAGCAGCAGGCCGCCATCGAGAGCCTCAGCATTCCGATCTACGGGACGATGCTCGCAAAGGGCGTCCTCGTTCTGAGCAAATGTAGTTTGGGGATCCTGGCGATGCGACAGCCGATGCGCACGCAGGCGGAGTTCGGCTCGGCGACTCGATCGCGACGCGTAGCTGCACTGCAACAGCGGTTCGGATGGCCGAAGGTCGACGACCTCTGCGGAGCGCGAGCCGCTGCGGGTGACGGGATCCACTCCGCATCGGCGATGTCGCCGCGCCACGGACCTACGCGCCGGCGAACGACGCGAGATCCACGCGTCGCCAGCGAGGTTTGCTACAATGCCCGTGCCCGCTCATCCTGAAAGGATCGAGAAGATGGACGCAGAGGCAAGGACGCTAACCCCTGCGGTCCGCTCGAACGCCGACGTCAACGAGTTCAAGTCCATCGCGATCGTCTGCGGCCTGGGACTACTGCTATCCCTCATCCTGCTTCGACCTGGATTTGGCAGCCCTCTTCTAAACGGGCGCTGCCATGCAGACCAGGAAGCGTTCGCCCGTGCGCGTTCGCGCCTCCCCCGCCGACGCTCACGACGCTCGCGCCGATGCTTCGCCCGCTCGGCGGGCTGCCGCGGCGGTTGCACCGGCCCCTTCGA
Encoded proteins:
- a CDS encoding peptidase domain-containing ABC transporter: MVHVLNRRYHLPVIRQTEAAECGLACIAMISSYHGHQIDLNTLRRRHPVSLKGVTLRAVIQVASQMQLASRPLRYELDKIRDLHLPAILHWDMNHFVVLKSTTRRGIVVHDPALGERFFPTVEASKHLTGVALELSPTEAFLPKDERASLPFSTFWRQLRGNTHALAQVLVLSIALEAFVIASPFYLQLSVDEVSARGDADLMTVLALGFALLTAIKVVSTIIRSSIILVVQNALHFQIGARLFHHLIRLPIAYFEKRHIGDVLSRFTSIEPIRTALAEGMITAAIDGVMAIATLAMIFVYSTQLAVVVLITFALYAAVRLSLYRLLRERNLAVIEAKAHENSTFIETLRAIQSLKIFNRETDRETQWLNRYADVVSANVRLGHIKITFTGINEALFGLENILTIYLAVQLALGNHLTIGMIFAFISYKQQFIEKAVQFIEKILDFRIIELHLERLADIALSPLERGHDRPLAYTPRVHGRIELRRVSFRYAETDPFVLEDISFIIEPGEFITIMGPSGGGKTTLVKVMLGLLEPTNGEVLIDDVPLSTIGGRAYREHVAAVMQEDQLLSGSIADNICFFDASFDEERMIKCANLAGIHEEIMAMAMTYNSLIGDMGSSLSGGQKQRLMLARALYRQPSILFLDEGTAHLDVDNEKRINESLKGLQMTRINVAHRPETSSGADRLLRIARTLTSDLKRGEHCQRNEALASSFLELEKQGRSTPGLAQMRS
- the tnpB gene encoding IS66 family insertion sequence element accessory protein TnpB (TnpB, as the term is used for proteins encoded by IS66 family insertion elements, is considered an accessory protein, since TnpC, encoded by a neighboring gene, is a DDE family transposase.); its protein translation is MIGPSGAVRVMVATKPVDFRKGMEGLATLVRENMRADPFSGAVYVFRAKRADRIKLVFWDGTGLCLFAKRLEDGIFRWPKIEDGVMRLSAAQLSALLEGLDWRLVHEARETPAPKQAG
- a CDS encoding IS66 family transposase, with amino-acid sequence MLLAERCESERLRQIIKELQRHRFGRRAETLPEDQMLLGLEDVEQVAAYSETAQDISIPEGREARARKRRGNRGALPTHLPRIEVVVDIEDKTCPCCQGELHRIGEDKSERLDLVPAQFRILVTRRPKYACRACEDGVMQVPAPARLIEGGLPTEATVAQVLVSKYADHLPLYRQAQIYARQGIELDRSTLADWVGQAAFHLRPLHERLLGKLRQRTKLFADETTMPVLDPGRGRTKTGQLWAYAADDRPWGSADPPGVAYVYAPDRKADRPIAHLAGFKGILQVDGYAGYGKLAERGDVQLAFCWSHMRRNFYELATPGPAPIASEALKHIAEFYAIEKDIRGRSAEERRLVRYKKVRPLADALQKWLRTKLGLISQKGKLADAIRYGLSRWEGLTRFIDDGRIELDNNVVERSIRPITLNRKNALFAGSDGGAQHWAVIASLIETCKLNHVDPLAYITDVLTRIVGGHPNRQLDGLLPWAYRRG
- a CDS encoding transposase encodes the protein MDTVHTAITEPVRRLEVFTGAGRRRKWSDEDKAQIVAEIVASGDSVCSVARRHGLSPQQLFGWRRQLREAAGGHSEAEEVQFVPAVVDAVMPAPAVDRERKALRCKAKADSGIIEIEVDGITIRAGRGADPTMIASIVQALKANR